The following proteins are co-located in the Tripterygium wilfordii isolate XIE 37 chromosome 2, ASM1340144v1, whole genome shotgun sequence genome:
- the LOC120005226 gene encoding ankyrin repeat-containing protein ITN1-like, translating to MAGTRRHYTEYLGLYKATLEGDWTEADRIHNSDPLAFTAHITCKFEVPLHIAAGTGRNLHFLKELVQRMSERELELGDSFGSTALHLASIAGNTEAARILVSKNSRLLILRNCIDDTPLHCAAEHGHEDTVRFLLPKTENLDPTVFAGEVGVNLVNHLFTADLYGIARYVLEMYPNLGLERDRNGKTALETLAERPHAFPSGSQLGYCRRLVYKSIYVDGGSVELSSGITDEENQTGCGTWCVDAKHISPIWKNFSCKFRRFGLIKHSYDSKLMHKHALEIVRQICDETAKLTGLTPESLLRNPLLKAARMGIHEIATMIIKAYPYSVWLCDDDNQNIFHLAVLHRQENVFNLLYQMSMQKSFATRSTDHYGNNILHLAGKLAPSKRILGAALQMQRELQWFKEVEKVIQPSFIENKNRTGKTPRMVFTEEHRELVKEGEKWMKDTASSYTFVAALVATVVFASAFTVPGGNNSDKGIPIFLNNLSFMVFAASDAIALFSSSTSVLMFLGILTSRYAEEDFLKSLPMRLSIGLVSLFISITSMLIAFSASMYIVLSHQSGFVLIPIVLLAVFPASLFAWLQFPLLVEIVLLTNGPSVFGQQSKEIIY from the exons ATGGCAGGGACCCGTCGGCACTATACAGAGTACTTGGGACTCTACAAAGCTACACTAGAAGGTGACTGGACTGAAGCCGATAGAATTCACAATTCAGATCCGCTCGCTTTCACTGCCCATATCACTTGCAAATTCGAGGTACCTCTCCACATAGCGGCCGGAACAGGGCGCAACCTACACTTTTTGAAGGAGTTGGTGCAGAGAATGAGTGAAAGGGAACTGGAACTGGGCGACTCATTTGGAAGCACAGCTCTTCATCTTGCTTCAATAGCAGGAAACACTGAAGCTGCTCGAATCTTGGTTTCAAAGAATTCAAGATTGCTAATTTTGAGGAACTGCATTGATGATACTCCACTTCATTGTGCTGCAGAGCACGGTCATGAAGATACTGTTCGGTTTCTGTTACCAAAGACAGAGAACTTGGATCCGACTGTATTTGCTGGGGAAGTTGGTGTCAATCTTGTTAATCATCTCTTCACTGCCGATTTATATG GCATTGCTCGTTATGTATTGGAAATGTATCCGAATTTAGGTCTTGAACGAGACCGTAATGGGAAAACTGCATTAGAGACATTAGCAGAAAGGCCTCATGCATTTCCAAGTGGTTCTCAGCTCGGATACTGCAGACGCTTGGTATATAAGA GTATTTATGTTGATGGTGGAAGTGTGGAACTGTCTAGTGGAATCACTGATGAGGAAAATCAAACTGGGTGTGGCACTTGGTGTGTTGATGCAAAACATATCAGTCCGATTTGGAAGAACTTCTCATGTAAGTTTAGAAGGTTTGGGCTGATAAAGCACAGCTATGACTCAAAGTTGATGCACAAGCATGCACTTGAAATAGTCAGACAAATATGCGATGAAACTGCAAAACTGACTGGCTTAACACCTGAAAGTTTATTGAGAAATCCGTTACTAAAGGCCGCGAGAATGGGCATTCATGAGATTGCTACCATGATTATTAAGGCCTATCCTTACTCAGTTTGGCTCTGTGATGACGATAATCAAAATATATTTCACCTAGCAGTCCTTCACCGCCAAGAAAACGTTTTCAATCTGTTGTACCAAATGAGTATGCAGAAGAGTTTCGCGACAAGATCAACAGACCACTATGGCAACAACATCTTGCATTTAGCAGGAAAGTTAGCACCATCGAAGAGGATTTTGGGTGCAGCTCTGCAAATGCAAAGGGAGCTGCAATGGTTCAAG GAAGTGGAAAAAGTTATCCAACCATCAttcatagaaaataaaaacagaacagGAAAAACTCCAAGAATGGTGTTCACTGAAGAGCACAGAGAATTAGTCAAGGAAGGTGAGAAATGGATGAAAGACACAGCTTCATCCTACACATTTGTAGCAGCACTTGTCGCGACAGTAGTGTTTGCATCCGCATTTACAGTACCAGGCGGCAACAACAGCGATAAAGGAATTCCCATCTTTTTAAACAACTTGTCATTCATGGTTTTCGCTGCATCAGATGCCATAGCTCTCTTTTCTTCATCAACATCAGTACTGATGTTCTTGGGTATACTCACTTCGCGCTATGCGGAGGAAGATTTTCTCAAGTCCTTGCCAATGAGATTAAGTATTGGCCTAGTTAGCTTGTTTATCTCAATAACATCAATGCTAATAGCCTTTAGTGCATCCATGTACATAGTTCTTTCTCATCAATCGGGATTTGTTCTGATTCCAATCGTTCTATTAGCTGTTTTTCCGGCAagcttatttgcttggttgcaGTTCCCTCTCCTGGTTGAAATAGTCCTTTTAACAAATGGTCCTAGTGTATTTGGTCAGCAAAGTAAGGAAATTATCTACTAG
- the LOC119982385 gene encoding protein NODULATION SIGNALING PATHWAY 1-like — translation MTIEEPEPNPTTDHVVDWLEDSVSFFSSLLDDPYSGDISTCWWDQSQDAGHDFINTSTTSFNSSTTYCTNNITTSPPPADSVVPKNSPPSDSSNKRKAPDDQVLKASLSLHQRKSNGRRINKERDGDGVVQEVVAAKKSMGNKKSTGKATGNNGNNKEGRWAEQLLNPCAAAITAGNLSRVQHLLYVLHELASSTGDANHRLAAHGLRALTHHLSSSTSSSSPPIGNTTFASTEPRFFQRSLLKFYEVSPWFSFPNNIANASILQILSGESDQTRNLHILDIGVSHGVQWPTLLEALTRRSGGPPPLVRITVVSATIEAHQNTETPFSIGPPGDNFSSRLLAFAKSMNINLQIDKLDNYPLQNLDAHIINTSSDETLIVCAQFRLHHLNHNIPDERSAFFKALTSLEPKGVILGENNMDCSCSTCGDFATGFAQQVEYLWRFLDSTSSAFKGRESEERRVLEGEAAKAMTNPSEMNEGKDKWCERMRGAGFVGEILGEDAIDGARALLRKYDSNWEMRVEEKDRCVGLWWKGQPVSFCSLWKLNMKLEGS, via the coding sequence ATGACCATCGAAGAACCAGAGCCAAATCCCACAACAGATCATGTCGTAGACTGGCTCGAGGACTCGGTGTCGTTTTTCTCATCACTCTTGGATGATCCTTATTCCGGGGATATCAGTACATGCTGGTGGGATCAAAGTCAAGATGCAGGGCATGATTTTATCAACACTAGTACTACTTCTTTCAATAGCAGCACAACCTACTGCACAAATAACATTACAACTAGTCCACCGCCAGCTGATTCAGTCGTCCCTAAAAATTCACCCCCGTCGGATTCGTCCAATAAACGGAAAGCCCCAGACGACCAAGTTCTCAAAGCATCTCTAAGTCTTCATCAGAGAAAGAGTAATGGTCGTCGGataaacaaagagagagatggCGACGGAGTAGTCCAAGAAGTTGTGGCAGCTAAGAAATCAATGGGGAACAAGAAAAGTACTGGAAAGGCCACAGGCAACAACGGTAATAACAAGGAAGGGAGATGGGCAGAACAATTGCTGAATCCCTGTGCTGCAGCCATCACAGCAGGCAACTTGTCGCGAGTTCAGCACCTTCTTTATGTTCTCCATGAGCTTGCCTCTTCAACTGGAGATGCCAATCACAGGCTAGCGGCTCACGGACTCCGAGCCCTGACTCACCACTTATCCTCCTCCacttcctcctcctctcccCCTATTGGAAATACCACTTTTGCTTCTACAGAGCCAAGATTCTTTCAGCGATCCTTGCTGAAATTCTACGAGGTTAGTCCTTGGTTTTCCTTCCCCAATAACATTGCTAACGCTTCCATCCTCCAGATTCTCAGTGGAGAATCTGATCAAACACGTAATCTTCACATTCTTGACATTGGAGTCTCACATGGTGTACAATGGCCTACACTTCTTGAGGCCTTAACTCGTCGATCTGGAGGACCGCCTCCACTCGTACGTATCACAGTGGTCTCTGCCACCATTGAAGCACATCAAAACACTGAGACCCCATTTTCAATAGGTCCACCAGGTGATAACTTCTCATCAAGacttcttgcttttgcaaagtcCATGAACATCAATTTACAAATAGATAAGCTTGATAACTATCCTCTGCAAAATCTTGATGCACACATCATCAACACATCAAGTGATGAGACCTTGATAGTTTGTGCGCAATTTAGGCTCCATCATTTAAACCACAACATACCTGATGAGAGGAGTGCATTCTTCAAGGCCTTGACAAGCTTGGAGCCAAAAGGAGTCATACTTGGTGAGAACAACATGGACTGTAGCTGCAGTACTTGTGGAGATTTTGCAACTGGATTCGCGCAGCAAGTGGAGTACTTGTGGAGGTTCTTGGACTCAACGAGTTCAGCATTCAAGGGGCGAGAGAGTGAAGAGAGGAGGGTACTGGAGGGAGAAGCAGCTAAGGCTATGACGAATCCCAGCGAGATGAATGAAGGGAAAGATAAATGGTGTGAAAGGATGCGAGGAGCAGGGTTTGTTGGCGAGATATTGGGAGAGGATGCCATCGATGGAGCTCGAGCTTTGTTGAGGAAGTATGATAGTAACTGGGAGATGAGGGTGGAAGAGAAAGATAGGTGTGTAGGGTTATGGTGGAAAGGGCAGCCTGTTTCATTCTGTTCATTGTGGAAGTTGAATATGAAACTTGAGGGTAGTTAA
- the LOC119982393 gene encoding E3 ubiquitin-protein ligase SPL2-like produces MSSRDQALASILSQLALSFDGAVLGVVLAYAAVRSLFKFTANSSALRRIRHAPSAGVPDLRALLPSSDDYSQSSDQNLVIVRGSVEAKSTVEGNWKSLGRPHILVSHESADKAVVIQRTQTCIYNEWKGLFGWTSDVRAIFGRSWREHESTSLRTVPFVLVDGGQWPQSDYVCVSIDGSAHPMPLTTVFHQLQPIDASPYTFIQALFGHEYPVGLLDEEKILPLGKEITAVGICSFRNGIPEIKSCKDLPYFLSDMTKDQMILDLAFKTKVLLWSGIALGSLSAVVLGYAIIRNLNKWKEWRKQRRSQQSNSAAIARADMTDEEGDVPEGQLCVICLMRKRRSVFIPCWHLACCNRCALSIECEVSPKCPVCRRTIHSSQVIFVP; encoded by the exons ATGTCCTCGCGCGACCAAGCCCTAGCTTCGATCCTCTCTCAGTTGGCTCTCTCCTTCGACGGTGCTGTTCTCGGAGTAGTCCTTGCCTACGCGGCCGTGCGCTCGCTCTTCAAGTTCACGGCAAACTCCTCCGCACTTCGCAGAATCCGTCATGCTCCTTCTGCCGGTGTCCCTGATCTTCGTGCTTTGTTACCGTCCTCTGATGACTACTCTCAGTCGTCTGATCAAAACCTCGTGATCGTACGCGGCAGCGTTGAGGCCAAATCGACAGTCGAAGGAAACTGGAAGAGCCTTGGCAGGCCTCATATCCTTGTGTCACATGAGTCGGCCGACAAGGCAGTTGTCATACAGAGAACTCAAACG TGTATATACAATGAATGGAAGGGCCTTTTTGGATGGACATCTGATGTACGTGCTATCTTTGGAAGATCTTGGAGGGAACACGAATCAACCTCATTAAGAACG GttccttttgttcttgttgatgGTGGTCAATGGCCACAATCAGATTATGTTTGTGTCAGTATTGACGGCTCAGCACATCCCATGCCTCTTACAACAGTCTTTCATCAATTGCAGCCTATTGATGCCTCTCCTTACACATTCATTCAAGCACTCTTTGGTCACGAATACCCC GTTGGGCTGCTTGATGAGGAGAAAATTCTTCCACTAGGGAAGGAAATCACTGCCGTTGGCATTTGTAGTTTCAGAAATGGAATTCCTGAAATCAAGTCGTGCAAAGATCTTCCATATTTTCT GTCTGACATGACTAAGGATCAAATGATATTGGATCTTGCCTTCAAGACGAAAGTATTGCTATGGAGTGGTATTGCTCTTGGTTCATTGTCAGCGGTTGTCCTTGGTTATGCAATTATCAG GAATTTGAATAAATGGAAAGAGTGGAGGAAACAGAGACGGTCACAGCAATCAAACAGTGCTGCCATTGCCAGAGCTGATATGACGGATGAGGAAGGGGATGTTCCAGAAGGGCAATTATGTGTTATCTGCTTGATGAGGAAAAGGCGATCGGTATTTATTCCATGCTGGCATCTAGCTTGTTGCAATCGCTGTGCCTTATCAATCGAATGTGAAGTATCCCCAAAATGCCCTGTTTGTCGGCGGACAATCCACAGTTCTCAGGTGATATTTGTGCCttga